One Pontibaca methylaminivorans genomic window, GTTTCACCCATCGCCGCGCGCCCCAGCAGGATCGATTCGACGATCGTCGCCACGGCCCCCTCCTGCAGGTCCACTTCGGTCCGCCTGGCAAGGCGGCCGCGATCGTACAGGATGGTCTCCTGCGGCAGCCAGTCAAGCCGCCCGCCACGATCCACCCGCAGGCGCTGATTCATCACCGCATTGCCGGAAAGCGCGCGATAGATGCGTTCCGATCCGGGCGCGGTAACGGTCACCCGCGCGCCTTCCTCGACCGTCACTTCGGTCGTGGTCACGTCGCCGCCGGTCATTCCGCCGGCGGTATTCATGATCACGAGTTCCGTATCATCCGGCTCGACACGCGGCAGGCGCAGCTTGAGACAACCTTCCTGGAACAGGGTTCCTGCCCGGGTTCTTCCGTCGTCTCCCTGCGTGAATGAAATCCGCGCATGGCCGAAGGAGCGCGGCAAGGTGCCTGTGCCGGTCTGGTCTCCATTTGCGACGGCTTCGAGCAATTTCCCCTCTGGTCGGCAGGCCTGGCCCGCCGTCACGCAGTCTGTCCTTCAGGATCGACGCGATCCCGCCTCCCCGGTTAAAGAGCCACCTCGAAGAGGCTGTCAACAGCATAACTCGCACCCAGTTCCGCGACAGCCCGGATGACGGCTGCCGCGCGTGCAGTGCCGCAAACCCGGCATGTGCGCCGGTCGTGTACCGCTCATTCATCCGCCTGCGGACCCTCTTCCTCTGCGGCATCGCGGGCGGCACGCTCGGCCACGAGCCAATCGGCGATGGGTTTGAACGGGCCGTATTTGTGCTGTTCAGGCAGGAAATCCCCGGCCCAGGGCTCGAAGGGCATGTCGGCAGGCTTGCGCAGACGGTCGGGAAAGTCGCTTTCCATTCCTTCCTTGTGGCCGCGTGGCTGCGAATTGATATAGGCCGCCACGTCATAGGCCTCGTCCGGTGTCAGGATGCGATCCTCGTGATCGACACCCTGCGGCATGTTCGCGAGGATGAAACGATAGGCCATCAGCATCCGATACATGCCGGCACCGTCGTTGTAGCTGTCATCGCCGAACACCGGCGGATAAAGATATCCCTCGCCGTCTCCGGGTTCACCGTTGCGCATGCCGTGGCCGTCATCGCCGTGGCAGACGCTGCACTGTTCGGCATAGACCTGCTCTCCGGCGACCGGATCGGCGGCACGGTCCGGCGCCGGATCGGGGATGGTGCCGGCGCCGGTCACCTTTGCGCCGACCGGGATGCCTGCGGACAGGAAATGGATATAGGCCGAAAAGGCCCGCATCTCGGCACTGTCGAGCGGCAGCGCCCGTCCGTTCATCGACCGTTCCATGCACCCGTTCACGCGGTCCTCGACGGTCTGCAGGGTGTTTTCGCGGCCCCGGTACTGCGGGAAGGTGGCGGCAACCCCGGTCCAGGGCATGGCAAAGGGCTTGGTCGCGGCGTCCTGATGGCAGCTGGCGCAATCCAGATTATTGCCCGAATAGCGCATGGATTCGTCTTCGACCTCGGGGCCGATATGAGCATGGGTCTCGACCGTAAGGGCATGGCCATAGCGCACAGCGCGCCCGTATTCGTCATCGGGCAGGGCGTCAATGTCGCCCACGGACCAGTCATTCAGGTCGACTTCCTGCGGCATGTCCTCTGGCCCGGTCGGGCTGTTATCCTCCTGCGCGGCGCTCGGAAGGGGCGCGATGCTGAAAGCGAGCACAGTCGCGGAAGCGGTGATCAGTGGTGTGAATCTCGGGCTCATGGCTGCTCCTGTGGCATGTCACGCTGGTACCTCTCCGGCACCAGGAATGTTTTAGCCAAGCCGATCATGAGGAAATGCGTGGCGCTTGTCACGGCGTTTCCGGCACATATCCGGTAGCGCGCCTTAAGCTACTGCCCAAGAACCCAGCAAGTGACACGCTATCTTAGATGGAACTTAATTCGGAATGGAGATACTGTGTTGTACCGATCGGCCGATCGCAGTAACGTATTTGTGTATGAGCCAGTCGTTGGCCAGAAGTTCAAGTGCCTTCATGCTTAGCACCGAGTTTGCTTACTGCCAAGTGAGGTCGATATTGGGCTGACAAGGATCCGTTCTGAATACCACATCGCAATAGAGTTTCAGTCGTGTGCTGCCATACACTTCACCTCGCGCCCCGTCGCGCCCTTTGGTTTTATTTCTTTGAAAAGATCTATGCTCGCAGGTCAGGCCTGAGATAACTCAGTCAGAGTTCAAGCTCAGATATGTCTCTGCCGTTTGCTATGGCGTCATGCACCCATCTCGGCCTGCGGCCCCGACCACTCCAAGTCTGGGTGGGATTTTCCGGATTGCGATATTTTGGAGACGCACCACCTTTCCCAGAAAAATTAACCAGATCCTCCAATTGATATCCATACTTCGCAACAGCTTGTTGGGCTGCGATCTTAGCCTCCTGTCGATCTCGTTTGTCAGCCTCCTTCAAAGCCCTCTTCACTTTTGATTGTAACTGCAACAGCTCTTCTCGCGACATTTCGCCAAGTCTGTCCATAAAGCTTTCCTCATAACTATGAAACTGTGTCTGCCTTTATAAAGCAGGAAGGGTATATTAACAGCAAGATCTTTAAATTTTGGAAAGTTGTCTTCTTGGGTTGCGATACTGCACCAGTCCTTTAAAATTATGATTTCGATTCGAATGCGCTGCCGTAGCAGTGTCAGTCGCATTTCACAGGTGTTTCGCACTGCTTCCACCGAAGATAGAATAAGGTATGAACTGATCTCCCGTCTCGACTTCCTGATCCTGGACGAGTTGAGATATTTGCCCTTTGGACAGACCGGCGGCCAGCTTCTG contains:
- a CDS encoding H-NS histone family protein, with product MDRLGEMSREELLQLQSKVKRALKEADKRDRQEAKIAAQQAVAKYGYQLEDLVNFSGKGGASPKYRNPENPTQTWSGRGRRPRWVHDAIANGRDISELEL
- a CDS encoding ATP-binding protein; translated protein: MRCRSSVSRISQVFRTASTEDRIRYELISRLDFLILDELRYLPFGQTGGQLLFHLISKLYGIRPA
- a CDS encoding urease accessory protein UreD, translating into MLEAVANGDQTGTGTLPRSFGHARISFTQGDDGRTRAGTLFQEGCLKLRLPRVEPDDTELVIMNTAGGMTGGDVTTTEVTVEEGARVTVTAPGSERIYRALSGNAVMNQRLRVDRGGRLDWLPQETILYDRGRLARRTEVDLQEGAVATIVESILLGRAAMGET
- a CDS encoding c-type cytochrome, whose amino-acid sequence is MSPRFTPLITASATVLAFSIAPLPSAAQEDNSPTGPEDMPQEVDLNDWSVGDIDALPDDEYGRAVRYGHALTVETHAHIGPEVEDESMRYSGNNLDCASCHQDAATKPFAMPWTGVAATFPQYRGRENTLQTVEDRVNGCMERSMNGRALPLDSAEMRAFSAYIHFLSAGIPVGAKVTGAGTIPDPAPDRAADPVAGEQVYAEQCSVCHGDDGHGMRNGEPGDGEGYLYPPVFGDDSYNDGAGMYRMLMAYRFILANMPQGVDHEDRILTPDEAYDVAAYINSQPRGHKEGMESDFPDRLRKPADMPFEPWAGDFLPEQHKYGPFKPIADWLVAERAARDAAEEEGPQADE